From Bacteroides uniformis:
GGCGATTTCCTCCTCGTTCACTTTCACCTTTTCAAGATCGTCTATCACTTTGAGCAGTTGCTTTTCGCATATCTGTTTGCCGGTGGGCATTTCGCCTGCAATGAATTTCTTGCCGATGATGCGCTCAATCTCGCGCATTTTGCCTTTCTCTCGCAGGTTGATGATGGCGATGGAAGTCCCGGTTTTGCCGGCACGTCCCGTACGGCCGCTGCGGTGGGTATAACTCTCGGTGTCATCGGGCAATCCGTAGTTGATGACGTGTGTCAGGTCGTCCACATCGAGGCCGCGTGCGGCAACGTCCGTGGCAACCAGCAGTTGTAGGTTGCGGATGCGGAACTTTTGCATCACGGTGTCACGCTGCGCTTGACTCAGTTCGCCGTGCAGCGAGTCGGCATTATAGCCTTCCTGCATCAACTTGTCAGCTATTTCCTGCGTTTCTTTGCGGGTACGGCAGAAGATGATGCCGTATATCTGCGGATAGTAGTCCACAATACGTTTCAGGGCAGCATACTTGTCTTTGGCATGTACACAGAAGGCTACGTGTTTCACGTTGCTGGTGCTTTCATTTTTGCGTCCGATGGTGATTTCCTTGGCATCGCGCAGGTACTTCTTGGAGATGCGTGCGATTTCCGGGCTCATGGTAGCGGAGAACAGCAAGGTGTTGCGCTCCTGCGGCACATCGGCGAGAATGGCGTTGATGCTGTCTGTGAATCCCATGTTCAGCATTTCGTCCGCTTCGTCCATAACCACGTTCTGTATGGTGGCGAGGGACACGGTTTTGCGTTCCATCAGGTCCAGCAGTCGTCCCGGTGTGGCTACGATGATGTGTACACCCCGTTTCAGGGCGCGTATCTGGCTTTCGATGGACGAGCCTCCATATACGGGCAACACTCGCAAGCCATCGGTATATTTAGAATAATCGTTCAAGTCGCCTGCTATCTGCAAACAAAGTTCGCGGGTGGGGCAGAGAATAAGTGATTGGGGAATTCGGTTGTTGACGTTAATCTTCTGTATGAGCGGCAGGCCGAACGCTGCGGTCTTTCCTGTTCCTGTTTGTGCCAGTGCTACTACATCATTGTTTTCTCCTAAAAGGTAGGGAATTACTTCCTCTTGTACCGGCATGGGCTGCTCGTAACCCATTTCTTCGATGGCGCGGCGTATCTCCGGCGACACACCGAGCTCTTCAAATGTCTTCATTAAATCTTCTGTATATCTTTATCTTTATATTTCGGGCGCAAAGATAGTGCTTTTCAATGGATAATTGATAATTGATGGTTGATAATTATGCAATTACATGATAAAATCGTTTTTTATTGGCTACTCATTATCCATTATCCATTGTCAATTATCCGTTAAAAGAATGTCTTGCAGTCTCTTTCTTTCTTCTTTTGTCAGACCGATGCCTCTTTGCAGGTAGGTGTCGGTATCTCCATACCTTCGTTTCATTTCTTCAATGGCGGCATTCAGGAAATCTTCGCGTGCCGAGAATACGGTAGTGATGGCCTCTTGCGAGCGTGCCGGAAGCTGGTAAGCATATCGGGAGGCCGCCGGGATGTTGAAGTAGTCGTTGCTGAGGCGATAATCTTCCATGATGATGTCTTCGTCCACTCCAAGGGAGGCAAGCACAAGTGCCGATACGATGCCCGTGCGCCCTTTGCCCGAAGAGCAATGGATTACGACGGGATAATTGTTCTTGTCCAGCAGGATATCGAAAATCCGGCGATATTCTTTGGTGTAGTTGTTGATGAGTTCGCGGTTCATCTGCTCCACGATTCGGTAGACAGTATCGCTCTTGATTTTCTGTTCCTGTACACCTTTCAGGATATACTCCATGTCGCCGGTAGGAATGGGGATATGGATCACTTTGAATGCCTGTTGCAAAGGGCTTTGTCTATTCGCTTCGACAGATGAACGCAGGTCGATGATAGTCCTTATGCCTATGTTCTTGAGCTCTTTGCGCGAACACGGTTTCAGTTTATCTATTTCGGCAGAGCGGTACAGCATGCCCCAATGCACTTTCTTTTGGGTGGGATAGGAGGAATAGCCTCCCAGGTCTCGGAAGTTCTGTATGCCGGGGATGTTGATGTTGCGGGTGGCAATCTTTACCCGGTATTTGTCAGCGAATACAAGTGTGTAGTAGTATCGTTGTGTAGGGTCGGTAGTGATGACAGTCATCTTCAGGTCGGAGATGTTGGCGACGGCAACGGGAACATCTTCGGGGATATGGTTGGGATTGGTCGAAGCATATACCTTCACATTTCCTTTGATGAGAGGGGCCATTTCCCATTTTACAATGCAGTTGCCCACGTTGTTTTCTTCGCATACAACGGAAATGTGAGGGGCAGTGCCATTGCAGGAAGGGAGCAGCACTGCCAAAACAAGCAAGTTCAATAAGTTCTTATACATAATTCGTAACCTCTCTGATGTCGTTAATCACAAATATATGTAATTTACCCACAGAAGGTAACAGCAATGCCAAGCTTTTATATTTCTTTTTTGAACTTTAAAAAAACTGCTATAGATTCTTTCGTGCATAGGCAGGTTGGTTTACAATGTTACATCAGCGAACCGGGAGGTGGTAATGGGGGGAGTTTCCCTTGGGGCTTTTGTCTCCATGACAGCATGATGTAATTGAGTTGTTTTCCCACTTCTCCGGGTTTAAAGTGTATTTGTTCTTTCAGTTTTACTTCGATTTCCCTATATACATGCAGTGGTACTCTGGCGTATGGGCTAAAGGTCGTGAAATTGAAATTCACTTCCATTACTTTCCCCGTATCCGGACTGAGTAGCATGGTTATTGTGAACTCACGCTTTCCGAGTTCATCTGCCATGGCTTTGGTAA
This genomic window contains:
- a CDS encoding tyrosine-protein phosphatase, producing the protein MYKNLLNLLVLAVLLPSCNGTAPHISVVCEENNVGNCIVKWEMAPLIKGNVKVYASTNPNHIPEDVPVAVANISDLKMTVITTDPTQRYYYTLVFADKYRVKIATRNINIPGIQNFRDLGGYSSYPTQKKVHWGMLYRSAEIDKLKPCSRKELKNIGIRTIIDLRSSVEANRQSPLQQAFKVIHIPIPTGDMEYILKGVQEQKIKSDTVYRIVEQMNRELINNYTKEYRRIFDILLDKNNYPVVIHCSSGKGRTGIVSALVLASLGVDEDIIMEDYRLSNDYFNIPAASRYAYQLPARSQEAITTVFSAREDFLNAAIEEMKRRYGDTDTYLQRGIGLTKEERKRLQDILLTDN
- a CDS encoding DEAD/DEAH box helicase translates to MKTFEELGVSPEIRRAIEEMGYEQPMPVQEEVIPYLLGENNDVVALAQTGTGKTAAFGLPLIQKINVNNRIPQSLILCPTRELCLQIAGDLNDYSKYTDGLRVLPVYGGSSIESQIRALKRGVHIIVATPGRLLDLMERKTVSLATIQNVVMDEADEMLNMGFTDSINAILADVPQERNTLLFSATMSPEIARISKKYLRDAKEITIGRKNESTSNVKHVAFCVHAKDKYAALKRIVDYYPQIYGIIFCRTRKETQEIADKLMQEGYNADSLHGELSQAQRDTVMQKFRIRNLQLLVATDVAARGLDVDDLTHVINYGLPDDTESYTHRSGRTGRAGKTGTSIAIINLREKGKMREIERIIGKKFIAGEMPTGKQICEKQLLKVIDDLEKVKVNEEEIADFMTDIYRKLDWLSKEDLIKRMVSHEFNRFLDYYRGRDEIETATGSERGARSGERGDRNDRRSSRKAEPGFTRLFINLGKMDNFFPNELISLLNNNTRGRVELGRIDLMQKFSFFEVEEKEATNVVKALNRASWNGRKVSVEVAGDEGKEAPRGKRPGTAGSHGKKEFDSKKRSYKEDGKRNDATGKRSEKAESPANDKKKGKPSREERGYTKARGKKDDWKQFFQGNNDFKDAEPDFSEEGWARRTPKKK